A part of Desulfobacter sp. genomic DNA contains:
- a CDS encoding C40 family peptidase, protein MKRISVHIIIILLWMVPAWPSYTAKSFKEEASASSDAGPESLFLSQIPTVAEQFIGMPFKMGGRPSSTGTTDNSSLFYAIYTTAAQNAGLTYTRAYLPMKYLVKNMVPVNPEAVRNGDLIVLNNNLAAMVYRVGMSGRMHFIYASQKRQQVISFHSGNLVYQAYWLEHLKGFFRLKKDMLQP, encoded by the coding sequence ATGAAAAGGATATCCGTACATATCATAATCATCCTGCTGTGGATGGTGCCGGCCTGGCCCAGCTATACGGCGAAAAGCTTTAAGGAAGAGGCATCGGCTAGTTCTGATGCAGGACCTGAATCCCTTTTTTTAAGCCAGATACCCACCGTTGCCGAGCAGTTCATCGGCATGCCTTTTAAAATGGGCGGCAGGCCCTCCAGCACAGGGACAACCGACAACTCATCCCTCTTTTACGCCATTTACACCACGGCGGCCCAAAACGCCGGACTGACGTATACCCGGGCGTACCTTCCCATGAAATACCTGGTGAAGAACATGGTGCCCGTTAATCCGGAAGCGGTCCGGAACGGCGATCTCATCGTACTGAACAATAATCTTGCCGCCATGGTCTACCGGGTTGGGATGTCCGGACGCATGCACTTTATCTATGCCTCACAAAAAAGGCAGCAGGTGATTTCCTTCCACAGCGGCAACCTGGTTTACCAGGCCTATTGGCTGGAACACCTCAAAGGATTTTTCAGGCTCAAAAAAGATATGCTCCAGCCCTGA
- a CDS encoding alpha/beta fold hydrolase, translating into MTYIDCSAKDDLMELETRSGYRKSEMSQWFKAETRNPEAVVLLIHGLNQKPSKWQALIDFFNSLKIHVFRLTLQGHGGAPFEDMMAVDANRWRSNFRYGYCELEKRYPSVKKILVAYSLGGLISQEYQLSIGTPLFSGQVLLAPSLSLQPYVHLIRPFTRIMKAIPSRTPVDYRANPIHTSSAAYRALFHMVRSINSKADSRAVNIKTIVLIHPDDEVVSCNGLKNMVKRKGLDRWQVKIIRNHKSRLDTDFKHMIIDRASLGDRGWAFVTRTMGDFITSV; encoded by the coding sequence ATGACATACATAGATTGCAGCGCCAAAGACGACCTGATGGAACTCGAAACCCGAAGCGGCTACCGCAAATCAGAGATGAGCCAGTGGTTCAAGGCCGAAACCCGGAATCCAGAGGCAGTGGTGCTTTTAATCCACGGCCTCAACCAGAAACCCTCCAAATGGCAGGCGCTTATAGATTTTTTCAACTCCCTGAAGATCCATGTATTCCGCCTGACACTTCAGGGACACGGCGGCGCCCCGTTTGAGGATATGATGGCGGTGGATGCAAACCGATGGCGGTCAAATTTCAGGTATGGATATTGTGAGCTTGAAAAACGATATCCTTCAGTAAAAAAAATCCTGGTAGCGTATTCCCTCGGCGGCCTTATCTCGCAGGAATATCAACTTAGTATTGGAACGCCACTGTTTTCCGGGCAGGTTCTCCTGGCCCCCAGCCTCAGCCTGCAACCCTATGTACATCTGATCCGCCCCTTTACCCGTATCATGAAAGCCATCCCCTCACGCACCCCTGTAGATTACCGGGCCAACCCCATTCACACCTCATCCGCAGCATATCGGGCTTTGTTCCACATGGTACGAAGCATAAATTCCAAGGCTGATTCCAGGGCTGTGAACATAAAAACCATTGTACTCATCCATCCAGACGATGAAGTTGTGTCCTGCAATGGTCTGAAAAATATGGTCAAAAGAAAAGGCCTGGACCGCTGGCAGGTTAAAATCATCAGAAACCATAAGAGCCGTCTTGATACAGACTTCAAGCATATGATCATTGACAGGGCCTCCCTGGGTGACAGGGGGTGGGCCTTTGTCACCCGGACCATGGGGGATTTTATCACTAGCGTCTAA
- the cdhC gene encoding CO dehydrogenase/CO-methylating acetyl-CoA synthase complex subunit beta, whose amino-acid sequence MSKLIAFAAIQGGYKVVAQVEGELERALQTYDASTKIGFPNTAYFLPVIYSLTGLKCETLEDLKKPMEFARGLLPPHIKLKNWLPYLGPLLDAGMAGIISYEVKEALRYLNDPDFYIAQEDPDIENGKLWVGAADDTILRKRGVEFVDGSAPGFAAMVGAAPDVETAKMIVEDYQKKSLYIFCAANHNGKTLIEQCLEAKMQVGWNTRIVPFGPDISSAVFALGFANRAAMAFGGVQPGDYKKILMYNKERIFAFVNALGDVGTEWGVAAAGCVNWGFPTLADTEIPEILPTGICTYEHVVAPVSHDEMCQKSVEVRGLKVQVADIEIPCAFGPAYEGERVRGADLYAQCGGGKTQCTELVKRAEMNEIEDGKVIVDGPDIEDLKEGDTFPLGIFVQIAGREFQEDFEPIMERQIHHLVNYIQGIMHIGQRDISWVRISKAAIEKGFTLKDIGTVLHAKFHQDFTKIVDKVQVTLYTKTDDVDKMTATARANYKMRDERVDTMTDEDVETYYSCTLCQSFAPSHVCTVSPERTGLCGAYNWMDCKAAFEINPTGPNQPIEKGETIDPKLGQWKGVNDFVYKASRGAVTHYNFYSMVHDPMTTCGCCECIAAMLPSCNGVMTVGRDYGGETPCGMKFTTLAGVMGGGASSPGFVGHSKHNITQGKFILGDGGLLRMVWMPKMLKEELKEKIEKRGADMGVPDLYDKIADETVGITEEEILPWLQEKGHPALTMEPLVG is encoded by the coding sequence ATGTCAAAATTGATCGCATTTGCTGCCATTCAGGGTGGATACAAAGTGGTTGCCCAGGTTGAAGGTGAACTTGAAAGAGCCCTGCAGACCTACGATGCCAGCACTAAAATAGGATTCCCCAACACCGCATATTTCCTGCCGGTTATTTACTCTCTTACCGGCCTGAAATGCGAAACCCTGGAAGACCTTAAAAAACCCATGGAATTTGCCCGCGGGCTGCTTCCCCCACATATTAAACTGAAAAACTGGCTTCCGTACCTGGGGCCATTGCTTGACGCCGGTATGGCGGGCATTATCTCCTATGAGGTAAAAGAGGCCCTGCGTTATCTCAACGACCCGGATTTCTACATTGCCCAGGAAGACCCGGATATTGAAAACGGCAAACTCTGGGTGGGTGCAGCCGACGATACCATCCTGCGTAAACGTGGTGTTGAATTTGTTGACGGCTCCGCCCCCGGTTTTGCTGCCATGGTCGGTGCCGCACCCGACGTTGAAACGGCCAAGATGATCGTGGAAGATTACCAGAAAAAATCCCTGTACATCTTCTGCGCTGCCAACCACAACGGTAAAACCCTCATCGAGCAGTGCCTGGAAGCCAAGATGCAGGTCGGCTGGAACACCCGTATCGTTCCCTTTGGTCCGGACATTTCCTCTGCCGTATTTGCCCTCGGTTTCGCCAACAGGGCCGCCATGGCCTTCGGCGGCGTCCAGCCCGGCGATTACAAAAAGATCCTCATGTACAACAAAGAGAGAATCTTTGCATTCGTCAATGCACTGGGTGATGTGGGCACCGAATGGGGTGTGGCTGCAGCCGGTTGTGTTAACTGGGGTTTCCCGACCCTGGCAGACACCGAAATCCCGGAAATCCTGCCCACCGGTATCTGCACCTACGAGCATGTTGTGGCCCCGGTTTCCCATGATGAAATGTGCCAGAAATCCGTTGAAGTCCGCGGCCTGAAAGTCCAGGTTGCCGACATTGAGATCCCCTGCGCATTCGGTCCGGCCTACGAGGGCGAACGTGTCCGCGGCGCCGACCTCTATGCCCAGTGCGGCGGCGGCAAGACCCAGTGTACCGAGCTTGTCAAACGCGCTGAAATGAATGAAATCGAAGACGGCAAGGTCATTGTCGACGGTCCGGACATCGAAGACCTCAAAGAAGGCGATACCTTCCCACTTGGCATTTTCGTCCAGATTGCCGGCCGTGAATTCCAGGAAGACTTCGAGCCCATCATGGAACGTCAGATCCACCATCTGGTCAACTACATCCAGGGCATCATGCATATTGGACAGCGGGATATTTCCTGGGTCCGTATCTCCAAGGCAGCCATCGAAAAAGGCTTCACCCTTAAAGATATCGGCACCGTCCTCCATGCCAAGTTCCACCAGGATTTCACCAAGATTGTGGACAAGGTTCAGGTTACCCTGTACACCAAGACCGACGATGTCGACAAGATGACCGCAACCGCCAGGGCAAACTACAAGATGCGTGACGAACGGGTTGACACCATGACCGACGAAGACGTGGAAACCTACTACTCCTGCACCCTGTGCCAGTCCTTTGCACCCTCCCACGTATGTACCGTATCCCCGGAAAGAACCGGGCTGTGCGGCGCTTACAACTGGATGGACTGCAAGGCTGCCTTTGAAATCAATCCCACAGGCCCCAACCAGCCCATCGAAAAGGGTGAAACCATTGATCCCAAACTGGGCCAGTGGAAAGGTGTCAACGATTTTGTATACAAGGCATCCAGGGGCGCGGTTACCCATTACAACTTCTACTCAATGGTGCATGATCCCATGACCACCTGCGGCTGCTGCGAATGTATCGCTGCCATGCTGCCGTCCTGCAACGGTGTGATGACCGTTGGCCGTGATTACGGCGGAGAAACGCCCTGCGGTATGAAGTTCACCACCCTTGCCGGCGTCATGGGCGGCGGCGCTTCTTCCCCGGGTTTTGTGGGGCACTCCAAACATAACATCACCCAGGGTAAATTCATCCTGGGCGACGGCGGCCTGTTGAGAATGGTCTGGATGCCCAAGATGCTCAAGGAAGAACTCAAGGAAAAAATCGAAAAACGCGGCGCCGACATGGGCGTCCCCGATCTGTATGACAAGATCGCCGACGAAACCGTGGGCATCACAGAAGAGGAGATCCTTCCCTGGCTCCAGGAAAAAGGACATCCCGCTCTGACCATGGAACCCCTTGTAGGCTAG
- a CDS encoding acetyl-CoA decarbonylase/synthase complex subunit gamma has product MALTGIQIFKLLPKTNCKECGVPTCLAFAMNLASGKAELDSCPYVSDEAKEKLAEASAPPIRPVALGKGVRKTTTGGETVLYRHEKTFFNPTLLAATVASDIDLGELDATLKKFNAFQYERVGLNLRPELLVVKDAGNGAEAFAAVAEKIAKESEFNLVLMTEDMSVMKAGVEVAGFKRPLLYAATEANADELGGLAKENDLPLAVKADSVEALQPLTEKLTGMGLKDLVIDPGSRELKQALEDQVAIRRAALKASNKALGFPTITFPCEMASNLDMETMIAAMFVAKYGGIVVMSDFAAESLFPLLLERLNIFTDPQRPMTVTEGIFEIGNPDENSPVLVTTNFALTYFIVSGEIESSKVPAWLLIKDSEGLSVLTAWAAGKFGGDDVGMFVKKSGIMDKVKHTELIIPGYAAAIAGDIEEELPGWTITVGPREAAHLPAFLKSK; this is encoded by the coding sequence ATGGCATTAACCGGTATTCAGATATTCAAACTCCTGCCCAAAACCAATTGCAAGGAGTGCGGAGTGCCCACCTGTCTTGCCTTTGCCATGAATTTGGCATCCGGCAAGGCGGAACTGGACAGCTGCCCCTACGTTTCCGACGAAGCAAAGGAAAAGCTGGCTGAGGCATCTGCACCGCCCATCCGCCCGGTAGCCCTGGGTAAAGGTGTCCGCAAAACCACCACCGGCGGGGAAACCGTTCTTTACAGACATGAAAAGACATTTTTCAACCCCACCCTCCTGGCCGCCACAGTTGCCTCCGATATTGATCTTGGCGAACTTGACGCGACCCTGAAAAAATTCAACGCATTCCAGTACGAACGGGTAGGCCTGAACCTTAGACCCGAACTGCTGGTTGTCAAAGATGCCGGCAACGGTGCAGAAGCATTTGCAGCGGTTGCAGAGAAAATCGCCAAGGAATCCGAATTTAACCTGGTACTCATGACAGAAGACATGTCCGTCATGAAAGCCGGTGTTGAAGTTGCCGGATTCAAACGGCCCCTGCTTTATGCCGCCACCGAAGCCAATGCCGACGAACTGGGCGGGCTGGCCAAAGAAAATGATCTGCCCCTGGCCGTGAAGGCCGATTCCGTTGAAGCCCTCCAGCCCCTGACGGAAAAACTCACAGGCATGGGCCTCAAGGACCTGGTCATTGACCCGGGTTCCCGTGAGCTCAAACAGGCCCTGGAAGACCAGGTGGCCATCCGGCGTGCGGCCCTGAAGGCCTCCAACAAGGCCCTGGGCTTCCCCACCATCACCTTCCCCTGTGAAATGGCTTCCAACCTGGATATGGAAACCATGATCGCGGCCATGTTCGTTGCCAAATACGGCGGCATCGTCGTCATGTCTGACTTTGCGGCCGAGTCCCTGTTCCCGCTGCTGCTGGAACGGCTGAATATCTTCACCGATCCCCAGCGTCCCATGACCGTGACCGAAGGCATATTTGAAATCGGCAACCCGGATGAAAACTCACCCGTCCTTGTCACCACCAACTTTGCCCTGACCTACTTCATCGTATCCGGTGAAATCGAATCCTCCAAGGTGCCGGCATGGCTCCTGATTAAGGATTCAGAAGGCCTGTCCGTACTGACGGCCTGGGCAGCCGGCAAATTCGGCGGCGATGATGTGGGTATGTTCGTGAAAAAGTCCGGCATCATGGACAAGGTAAAACATACCGAGTTGATCATCCCCGGCTACGCAGCCGCCATTGCGGGTGACATTGAAGAAGAACTTCCCGGCTGGACCATTACAGTCGGACCGAGAGAAGCGGCCCATCTGCCGGCCTTCCTCAAATCCAAATAA
- the cooS gene encoding anaerobic carbon-monoxide dehydrogenase catalytic subunit: MAEIKKAKEKKAPKLADAKNVSIDLGTQELQARAQELGIDTVFDRAANMKPCNIGIQGICCKNCSMGPCRLPLPKGGIEGEDTRKGLCGATANTIAARNFIRMIAGGASAHSDHGRCVAEVFMSAARKETDAYQIKDTQKLIAIAPHLGVDVTVEEDGEVKDRDLDEIALEVAEIALNEWGKPEGEILYMKRAPEALYEKWKKQGVLPRNIDREIVEIMHRTHMGVDQDYKNLMKQGTRAALADGWGGSMLATDLQDVLFGTPYPLQSEANLGVMKDDHVNLIVHGHEPVLSEIIVAVAQSQEMLDYAKEKGAKGIQLGGICCTANEILQRHGIPTAATFLQQEMAIITGACDAMVVDIQCIMQNLANVAKCFHTKLITTHPIAKMEQDNVIHIEFDEHHALEDAKRIVKMAIDNFENRGTDVMIPPYKATQIAGFGVESIQYHLGGTFRGTYYTLNDNIINGRIRGIAGVVGCNNARNKHNEAHITVVKELIKNDVIVLTTGCNGIACAMEGLLTPEAGAVHCGPGLAEICETVGIPPVLHLGSCVDNSRILLAATEVVKAGGLGNDICDLPAAGSAPEWMSEKAISIGHYFVASGVYTVFGVTLPTSGAPVFHDYISKEMENIYGGKWDLETDPVKHAQLMIAHIDKKRAELGIDKARERVMMDMASRQALEA; encoded by the coding sequence ATGGCAGAAATTAAAAAAGCAAAAGAAAAAAAAGCCCCAAAACTGGCGGACGCAAAAAACGTCTCCATTGATTTAGGGACTCAGGAACTCCAGGCCCGTGCCCAAGAATTGGGTATTGATACTGTATTTGACCGTGCTGCCAATATGAAACCCTGCAACATCGGTATCCAGGGTATCTGCTGTAAGAACTGCTCCATGGGACCCTGCCGCCTCCCCCTTCCCAAAGGCGGAATTGAAGGCGAAGACACAAGAAAAGGCCTCTGCGGGGCCACAGCCAACACCATTGCAGCCAGAAACTTTATCCGCATGATCGCCGGCGGCGCCTCCGCCCACTCTGACCACGGCCGCTGCGTGGCAGAAGTTTTCATGTCGGCTGCACGCAAGGAAACCGACGCCTACCAGATAAAAGATACCCAGAAACTGATCGCCATTGCCCCCCATCTTGGTGTCGACGTTACCGTGGAAGAAGACGGCGAAGTCAAAGACAGGGACCTTGATGAAATTGCCCTGGAAGTTGCTGAAATAGCATTGAACGAATGGGGCAAACCCGAAGGCGAAATCCTTTACATGAAACGGGCCCCTGAAGCCCTCTATGAAAAATGGAAAAAACAGGGCGTGCTCCCCAGAAACATCGACCGGGAAATCGTTGAGATCATGCACAGGACCCACATGGGTGTTGACCAGGATTACAAAAACCTGATGAAACAGGGCACCCGTGCAGCCCTTGCCGACGGCTGGGGCGGTTCCATGCTGGCCACGGACCTCCAGGATGTGCTCTTCGGCACCCCCTACCCCCTCCAGTCCGAAGCCAACCTGGGCGTCATGAAGGACGACCATGTCAACCTCATCGTTCACGGCCATGAACCTGTTCTTTCTGAGATCATCGTTGCCGTTGCCCAGTCCCAGGAAATGCTGGACTATGCCAAAGAAAAAGGGGCCAAGGGTATCCAGCTCGGCGGCATCTGCTGTACGGCCAACGAAATCCTCCAGCGCCACGGCATTCCCACGGCAGCCACCTTCCTCCAGCAGGAAATGGCCATCATCACCGGCGCCTGCGACGCCATGGTCGTGGATATCCAGTGTATCATGCAGAACCTGGCCAACGTGGCCAAATGCTTCCACACCAAACTGATCACCACCCACCCCATTGCCAAGATGGAACAGGACAACGTCATCCACATTGAATTTGACGAGCACCATGCCCTGGAAGATGCCAAGCGCATCGTAAAAATGGCCATTGACAACTTTGAAAACCGCGGCACCGACGTCATGATTCCGCCATACAAAGCCACCCAGATTGCCGGCTTTGGCGTGGAATCCATCCAGTACCATCTGGGCGGCACCTTCCGCGGCACCTACTACACCCTGAACGACAACATCATCAACGGCCGGATCCGCGGCATCGCCGGCGTGGTTGGCTGCAACAACGCACGGAATAAACACAACGAAGCCCATATCACCGTTGTAAAAGAACTGATCAAGAACGACGTCATCGTTCTGACCACCGGCTGTAACGGCATTGCCTGCGCCATGGAAGGCCTGCTCACCCCTGAAGCCGGCGCCGTCCACTGCGGCCCGGGCCTGGCAGAAATCTGCGAGACTGTCGGTATCCCGCCGGTTCTCCACCTGGGTTCCTGCGTGGACAACTCCCGTATCCTTCTGGCAGCCACGGAAGTTGTCAAGGCCGGCGGCCTGGGCAACGACATCTGCGATCTTCCCGCAGCCGGTTCCGCACCCGAATGGATGAGTGAAAAGGCCATCTCCATCGGCCATTACTTTGTTGCTTCCGGCGTTTACACCGTATTCGGCGTCACCCTGCCCACCTCCGGCGCACCGGTTTTCCATGACTACATCTCCAAGGAAATGGAAAACATCTACGGCGGTAAATGGGATCTGGAAACCGATCCGGTGAAACATGCCCAGCTCATGATTGCCCACATCGATAAAAAGAGAGCAGAACTCGGCATCGATAAGGCAAGGGAAAGGGTCATGATGGATATGGCATCCCGCCAGGCCCTTGAAGCATAA
- a CDS encoding dihydropteroate synthase: MILFGESLNVISRVIGKEFKEPDPAKRNPEPIQEEVTRQKELGMDYIDINLGPAKKFGTELMPWVVNVVQEAVPGMPLLLDSSNIDAIEAGLKVAKPADKPHIVNSIMARAERYEKMVPMTAQYDADFVALMWGPEGLPRDENERAALAVELLYFANEAGIPNEKIWVDGIVTPVNIQQQQCMSLLNFQMMLEEIAPGAQSTCGLSNISNGPPEHLRPILNSTYMCMLWKYGMKSVIADPLDKRQTAIAKGQRSDITDLIWGLMDGNDPGAASLEGELLDYYKTYKVIMGETLYSDSWLEI, encoded by the coding sequence ATGATTTTATTTGGTGAAAGCTTGAACGTCATTTCCAGGGTCATCGGAAAAGAGTTCAAGGAACCGGATCCTGCCAAGCGTAATCCCGAACCGATTCAGGAAGAAGTCACAAGACAGAAAGAGCTGGGCATGGATTACATTGACATCAACCTGGGACCGGCCAAGAAATTCGGTACCGAGCTGATGCCGTGGGTGGTTAATGTTGTTCAGGAAGCCGTTCCGGGCATGCCCCTGCTTCTGGACAGCTCAAACATCGACGCCATCGAAGCCGGCCTGAAAGTGGCCAAACCCGCCGACAAACCCCATATTGTCAACTCCATCATGGCCCGGGCAGAACGGTATGAAAAAATGGTTCCCATGACCGCCCAGTACGATGCTGACTTTGTGGCGCTCATGTGGGGTCCCGAAGGCCTGCCCCGTGACGAGAACGAACGGGCCGCCCTGGCCGTTGAGCTGCTTTACTTTGCCAACGAAGCCGGCATCCCCAATGAAAAGATCTGGGTAGACGGCATTGTAACGCCTGTCAACATCCAGCAGCAGCAGTGCATGAGCCTGCTCAACTTCCAGATGATGCTCGAAGAGATCGCACCGGGCGCCCAGTCCACCTGCGGCCTGTCCAACATCTCCAATGGTCCCCCCGAGCACCTGCGCCCCATCCTGAACTCCACCTATATGTGCATGCTGTGGAAATACGGGATGAAATCAGTTATTGCAGATCCCCTGGACAAAAGACAGACTGCCATCGCCAAAGGCCAGCGTTCTGACATCACAGACCTGATCTGGGGCCTGATGGACGGCAATGACCCGGGTGCTGCAAGCCTGGAAGGCGAACTGCTGGACTACTATAAAACCTATAAGGTTATTATGGGCGAAACCCTGTATTCCGACTCCTGGCTGGAAATTTAG
- a CDS encoding erythrose-4-phosphate dehydrogenase, which yields MKYNIAINGYGRIGRCVARAMYESERFREKLNLVAINETARPGTIYHLTRFDSTHGRFPGEVKEAGRGMMIGDDFIHLFQEKNIVNLPWKDLNVDVVLDCTGIFNDREAAELHFLSGAYKVIYSHPAKDEMDATVVYGINHQALKPYHSIISNASCTTNCLIPILDVVDRSLGIECGTVTTIHSAMHDQPVIDAYNKDLRKTRSALQSIIPVSTSLEKGIGRILPHLDGKFETLAIRVPTVNVSIMDITVNVHAPTSVEAVNRMLCTAAENELSGILGVSDEELVSCDFNHDPRSSIVDLPQTRVAGRRMVKVQAWFDNEWGYSNRMLDTTIAAMEAK from the coding sequence ATGAAATACAATATTGCAATCAACGGATACGGCAGGATAGGGCGGTGCGTGGCACGGGCCATGTATGAATCGGAACGGTTCAGGGAGAAACTGAACCTTGTGGCCATTAATGAGACGGCCCGGCCGGGTACCATTTATCACCTGACCCGGTTTGACTCCACCCACGGGCGGTTTCCCGGAGAGGTGAAAGAGGCGGGCCGTGGCATGATGATCGGGGATGATTTCATTCATCTCTTCCAGGAAAAGAATATTGTTAATCTGCCCTGGAAGGATTTGAATGTGGATGTGGTCCTGGACTGCACCGGTATTTTCAATGACCGTGAGGCGGCCGAACTCCATTTTCTTTCCGGGGCTTATAAGGTGATCTATTCCCACCCGGCCAAGGATGAGATGGACGCCACCGTTGTCTACGGGATAAACCATCAGGCCCTGAAACCTTACCACTCAATCATTTCCAATGCATCGTGCACCACAAACTGCCTTATCCCGATTTTGGATGTGGTGGACCGGAGCCTGGGCATTGAATGCGGCACCGTAACCACCATCCATTCTGCCATGCATGACCAGCCCGTGATCGACGCGTATAACAAGGACCTGCGGAAAACCCGGTCGGCACTTCAGTCCATCATTCCTGTGAGCACCTCCCTTGAAAAGGGAATCGGCAGGATTCTTCCCCACCTGGACGGGAAATTCGAAACCCTGGCCATCCGGGTGCCCACCGTCAATGTCTCCATCATGGATATCACCGTCAATGTCCATGCCCCCACCAGCGTGGAGGCGGTAAACCGGATGCTGTGCACGGCGGCGGAAAATGAATTGTCGGGTATTTTAGGGGTGTCCGACGAGGAACTGGTCTCCTGCGATTTTAACCATGATCCCAGATCTTCCATTGTGGATCTGCCCCAGACCCGGGTGGCGGGGCGTCGGATGGTCAAGGTTCAGGCCTGGTTTGACAATGAGTGGGGGTATTCGAACCGGATGCTGGATACCACCATCGCCGCCATGGAAGCCAAATAA
- a CDS encoding spermidine synthase: MSMYYEELDYRKTPLGDLMLRRRRSVQLQGLDIYEVKLGDHFLMSSLFHESEVQLSRLGLGMLGEKDLDVLVGGLGLGYTAAAALEDQRVKSLMVVEYMQGVIEWHQTGLVPLGETITNDSRCRLIQGDFFALSRDVSIGFDPENPGNKYDAILLDIDHTPTHLLNQTNKRFYTKKGLEEAATHLKPGGVFALWSDSEPESAFEAHLEKVFKRVEAHMVQFDNPFTGSPCGNTVYLAQVE; this comes from the coding sequence ATGAGTATGTATTACGAGGAATTGGATTATCGGAAGACCCCCTTGGGGGATTTGATGTTGCGGCGCAGGCGGTCTGTACAGCTTCAGGGACTTGATATCTATGAAGTAAAACTCGGGGACCATTTTCTCATGTCAAGTTTGTTCCATGAGTCGGAGGTTCAATTGTCCAGATTGGGCCTGGGCATGCTGGGGGAGAAGGATCTTGATGTATTGGTGGGCGGCCTCGGCCTCGGATATACAGCTGCCGCGGCCTTGGAAGACCAGCGTGTGAAATCGCTTATGGTTGTGGAGTATATGCAGGGGGTTATAGAATGGCACCAAACCGGTCTTGTCCCCTTGGGTGAGACCATAACCAACGATAGCCGGTGCCGCCTGATCCAAGGTGATTTCTTTGCGCTATCCCGGGATGTGTCCATTGGGTTTGATCCTGAAAACCCGGGGAATAAGTACGATGCCATTCTATTGGATATTGATCACACCCCCACCCATCTCCTTAATCAAACAAATAAACGATTCTATACAAAAAAAGGATTGGAGGAGGCGGCGACCCATTTAAAACCAGGCGGCGTATTTGCCCTGTGGTCGGACAGTGAACCGGAGTCAGCATTCGAGGCCCACCTGGAAAAGGTGTTCAAACGAGTAGAGGCGCATATGGTCCAGTTTGACAATCCCTTCACCGGCAGCCCATGTGGCAATACCGTTTACCTGGCACAAGTTGAATAA
- a CDS encoding AAA family ATPase — protein sequence MSLKLAFGGKGGVGKTTVTSLIARTIAALEKETSVIAIDADPVANLAAGLGIDETEPITPVAELSDLIAERTGAQPGTMGGFFTLNPKVDDIPERFSIEKDGVKLLVMGTVQQGGGGCICPEATILKALMNHLVLARNEVVVMDMEAGVEHLGRATSGSVDALVVVVNPGKRSRVAADKIRKLGQDIGIKNIVVLGNRVRSEEDKALIRESMADYDILGFLPELDEIVQSDRDGSRPFDDISTIPAELREIAEKLIALDK from the coding sequence GTGAGTCTGAAACTTGCATTCGGCGGCAAGGGTGGCGTGGGCAAAACCACGGTCACCTCTCTTATCGCCAGAACCATCGCAGCACTAGAAAAAGAGACAAGCGTGATTGCTATTGATGCGGACCCCGTGGCCAACCTGGCCGCTGGTTTGGGCATTGACGAAACAGAACCCATTACACCGGTGGCGGAACTCTCGGACCTCATCGCCGAGCGGACCGGGGCCCAGCCCGGGACCATGGGGGGATTTTTCACCCTCAACCCCAAGGTAGACGATATCCCTGAGCGGTTCTCCATTGAAAAGGACGGTGTAAAATTATTGGTCATGGGCACGGTCCAGCAGGGCGGCGGAGGTTGCATCTGCCCGGAGGCCACGATTCTAAAGGCCCTGATGAACCATCTGGTCCTGGCCCGGAACGAAGTGGTGGTCATGGACATGGAAGCCGGGGTCGAACACCTGGGCCGGGCAACCTCAGGATCGGTGGATGCCCTTGTGGTCGTTGTCAATCCCGGAAAACGCAGCCGGGTGGCAGCGGATAAAATCAGGAAACTGGGGCAGGACATCGGCATAAAAAACATTGTGGTGCTGGGCAACCGGGTCAGATCGGAGGAAGACAAAGCCCTGATCCGGGAAAGCATGGCCGACTATGACATCCTGGGATTCCTCCCGGAACTGGATGAAATTGTCCAGTCAGACCGTGACGGCTCCCGCCCCTTTGACGACATCAGCACCATCCCCGCAGAACTCAGGGAAATTGCAGAAAAACTAATTGCGCTGGATAAATAA